The DNA region ggggtgcccaaacttttgcatgccactgtatatGAGGTGATACAGACCTCTCAACATTTCAAGTGAACTGCTGAAGATCATGAAAAGCAGCTAGAAGAATGTTGTGACACAAAGAACACTTaaagtatatgtactgtatatataatgtttttaaatggtAAGAAAACATCATGACATTCTCTAAAATGTTGGGGTTGAATCATCATGGGTCCAACCAATTTTTGTCCATCGTGTAAGCAAATGTGATTGTAAGATTTAAAGGGGACTCACTTGTGCAGACAAAATCTCCATGCCACTCTTTATCTTCACACATCCAAGTACCCTCTGGGATTTTATCATATGGACTATTGCACTTGTATGACACATTTTCAAAGTTGTTGTACACATTTTTCTCATTTAACAGTGTCACAAACGTCATGTACTTTGTTGGTCTGGAACAATGAGCTTTTTCTAAAGGAACAATACAGAATTGGTTCAATGTAAGTTAAATGAAAGTTAACAGGGTTTTTTTTCCAGATAGATTGTTtgactgtacagtatgtatgacATGCCCAACATTTccttttaaaagaaagaaagaaagaaagaaagaaagaaagatagaacgAAAGAAGGTTCTTTTCAGATTTACTCACTAATACATTTCGGGTAAATCCAGGTTTTTACTTCACATTTAGCAGTTGTCTCCCTCGACTCAAACCCCTCAACACACTCAAAGCGTACTGTATCTCCATGTGAATATTCTCTTTTGTCTTGGTTTTCATCTACCAGCCTGGGATTGTTTTCTCTCCGAAGAGGTTTTGAACAGAAAGCTGCCAGTAAGAGGCAACAAAAGAAGAGAGAAATCAGAGAGGATAACgtttaggttactattgtaaccccattccatgatggagggaacgagatattgtgtcgattgtagtgacaccaGGGGCTTCTTTCGAGAGCCTCAATTATGGTAAAAATAAGCAAAATTGTTATTAAATGTGTAACAagaatgtttaataataaaataatataataatgtcattttgtagtatcaaataatgtttaattatgcagtaaataatcaatacatttacattttgattgTATGTTTTCTGTGATCACAGttgaaatattaaattattggTGAGAAAGTAAACAAGAGATGAAAACTTAGCACCTCCTCACATTTGTATTGTTCTGTATCTCCTCTTGTTGTGGTTTAAATGGGTTATAATGGCAATGCATTCTGAATGGGTCTTTAAAACACACTGTAGTTACGATCACCAATCAAAACTCACCTtcacattttggtgtttctacccAAGATGCATTGTGGCAAAAAACGTCCCTAGTCCCCCTCATTGTGAACAAGTTTCGACATTTGTATGTTACAGAAGATCCTTCAGGATAAAATTTCTGAGGGTCAGAAATCATGACTGAATTTTCCACTTTTGGTGGAATGTCACAATGCACATCCTCTGGAAAAAGACATATATTacaaatcaaaacaacaaaaaattggacaatagtaatatatatatatattgctatttATGTGTACATGCATTTATGCCACCTTTGTGAAACACTAAATAATGTGTGTAAATATTCAATTTAAAAGCATACATGCTGCTTCAGGTGCAGCTCCTGTGTCGCCTTTGCAGATGGTAATAGATATGTAAGTATATAGATTACTTTTCCGGCCCACTGTGTTTGTGTCTTCATTGTTACTCATAGTCATGTAATAAGAGTTCAAGAGGCTCACCCTCACAGGTTGCTGCCTCCCATTTACCCATGACACATTTAATCGAGCTATGTGTTGATTTAAAGCCTGGATCGCATTCAAATTCTGCAGATTCTCCATTAAGAAAGGTTCCTTTTGTTTGCTTCATTTTTCCATGTACAACACTTGGGAAAGCACCACATTCTTCCTCCCCTGAAAAAAGCAATGACAAGTTATTAAACTAGTGAACAAGTCTTTTGTCTTACACCTGAGACAGACTTAAATAAAACACACTCACTGATACACTGTGGCTCATTAGACTCATTGCATGTCACTGATTCCCAGCAGTTGCCACTGAATGGTTTATAACCTCTATCACATGAGTAGTAGATGTTTCCCTCATTTATGGCTGTGTATGTGAACCCGTTTTTCAAGGATGGAAAATTGCAAGATACTTCCTTTGCTGTTGTGAAAAAACATAAAATCTGTATTAACaaagtcattttatttaatttagtttctgAGTTATCAATGGGaagtactgtatattaaatataattatttgattGGATAATGTTCTCGCATTGTCAACAAACTATAACTTGCCAGTGCAGTGCTGTATGCCTGTCCATTGGCCCTGTGAAGTACAGGTGATTTCTACACGCTTCTCTGGTTCAAATCCAGAGTTACATTTATATCCTATTCTTGAATTGACTTCGTAGTTTTGTCTCTGACCTCCCTCAATCTTTGCATTTGGGATTTTTGGTGCTTCACACTTAAGTTCTGGAAAACATCCATCATACTAATTAATCACAGAATTCATGTAAATTATGTATCAGGACCACAGATTGTTACGCTTTATAGAAGAACATACCAGCACACAGTGGATCTGGTTTCCAGCCGTCTCGTGTACATTTGGCTTTCTGTGCCATTTTATTATATCCAGaattagtaaaatatttctgcatcCAATTTTGAGTCTCTAAAGTAATGTTGTGGATCATAAACGCGCCTGTCACGTGGAACTTCACATCTAATATCTGAAACAAGATTCACATATTTTAAGATACACAcatttaataatatacaatgaATTCAGCACCAAGTCAAGAAGTGATTCTCTGCAAGCTTACCCACACAAGTAGGCTCATCATCCCATTTCCCATTATCTCGGCATGTAAATGATTTTGTGGTTTCTTTTATGCCAAATATCCAGTATTTTTCAGAGCAAGTAATTTTTACTTTTCTCCAGCTCTGAAAATTGTTTTTCCCTCTGGTTCAGTACTTTCTATTCCATAACTGGTTGTCTTAATCTGACAAGTTACTTCTGTTCAAAACAAAATGAACCAATACTAGGTTAAGAAGAGGTCAAGCAttgaaaataataacagaatgGAATGTCTTTATGTCTGTCTTTTAGGGACAAAATAATTTGGACTTAAAACATTAGCTAATAAAtcataattcaaatacattttttaaatgccaaaACTATTCCTGGTAAATAATCCTAGAATATAATTTGAATTAAGTGAAAACTaggaatatttatacatttaaatctaAATAAGCAACTGAAATACAGATTATTTACAATTAGAGTGCAAACAAAGAATGAAGACACACTTatataatgtgatttttaaagaaaaataaaacagttcTGCATTAAAATTTATAGCATCTAAAAGGTTTTATAAAGTATTATAAATATATCAGAGTCCACTGTGTTAAGCATTTTCCCAGTTGATATAGTAAATTGTTTAGTTTTATAacataagtattttaatgttaatatggCATCTTTGTAGCACTCTTCCACCAGCTCGACAGCAGCTTCATGTGGCATTTTAGATGCTGTGAATTTGATCTCTTCATGAAACGTAAAGTTCGTCAAACACCAAAGTCGTCCTTTGAAAAAATAGGATGTAAAAAAAATCACCAGAAAACTTCATGATTAACGTTCAAATGTAAcaaatttattgtttattgttcataAATTTGTGTCATCTAgattagaattttatttttttagctatcATTAGGATTTTAAATTGAAAGTTGACAGCCCATATGCTGTGTCTAAAGTGGGTAGGACAACGAGAAATGTCGCCCCAGAGAATACGGTTTAAAATACTCAGCAAAGTGAATAAGCtagggagacgggggcgttgagaaagattgctttgtctacctcccgcatctcgaccaggttcagccataggtgatgttcctggaccacgagggtggccatcgcctgccctagtgtccgcgctgtgaccttcatgacccggagggtgaggtcggtcgcagagcgcagttcatgcaacacgtcggggtcaggactacccaagtgcaaatctttgagtgccttggcctggtaaaCCTGCAGGAGGGCTATGGGATGCAGGGTGAAGGctgcctgtccggtggcgctgtaggctttggcgatCAGTGATGACgccatcctacaggccttggaggggagcaccgggcgatcctGCCAGGAGgcagcgttctcgggacacaggtggttcgcaaccactctgtccacctgagggacctccgagtacccgtgggcgcccgccgtcaagggtagtgtgagcagatgagcgaggaggtcggttgcaGGCAGTGAAAGGTGTCCTCCATGACCTCGCCAGCTCATgatggctgtgagcggtgcccggacccaaggaaccaatcgtctagccgtgaaaGCTgaggggagggtggagggttccagtccaataCCACGCTGATGGCAACCCGtgcaagcatgttggccatctgaGCATcaacccgaaggtggcagtccatTCTAGTCTTCCGCCAGACACCGAACGCTCTCGATGCAGCGGCAAATTCCATCATCCAGCTTGGGTACCAATATTAAGTCTCATATGTCCAgatcaaaatatgcaatataaaatgAATGATAAACAAATAATGGTCAAAATATGTTCTCAACTgtcaattaaatattatatatcatcTCAAAGCTGAAGATTGTAGCTTTTTAATGACAACTAGTTTGAACATCTAGTCCTCTAGTCTTCTAGTCAATGGCCAAGATTTTTACGAAAATGTGGGGAAGTTGTGTGGGATCATAAAAGACTGAATGCTTataagaccttattcacagcagtcccatctttgatttttgacataaatgaaaACGAAACTGTGAGGGATAGACCTGTCGCTTCTTTAATCATATTCATtgtataaagctatcaaaaagctccttgatcaaatacaattttccacaactcatgttgtcaagAGTTTTATACTGACATTGACTGaaacatttttttcattgtttcatCAGTGAAATGatcccaaaacactttaaacaaccgCACAACCAGGGTTTGAAATGAGCACCTGCCAACCTGTCAAATGTGGGTAAAAATCGGCAGTGGGGGTTACTCTGTCACTCTTACCAGCCACTTTGGCGGTTTAccttttcagggtttttcctgcattgacaATTCTATTAATGTCGGGTGACTCTGAGCTGCTGGTGATGTGAATTTAATTGTATTCTTGCCTCTTATAACTTATAATCTGTGACAGTAAAACTTatatgacccatttgaattctacagagaACATTCAAGTATAAATCTCTGTATGGAGGAAATCAAACCCCTCAAACTGCTAGACATCCTCTTTATTATAAACAACAcattaattataaatacatttattaacattttgtaaataaagtgaGCTTTTAATTTTGGGTATTGAAAATAGGCAGCACATTAGCTTTATACTAATAAAGAAATGCCATTATACTCTCAAAAACATTAAGAAACAAAATTGACTTGTAAATGATGCCAATTTAATCCAGTTGCCTCTGAGAGACAAATATTCTATTTCCaagcacaacataaaaaaaaattaaatattgtgaGTAAAATACACAACATAGTTTTACagcagtaaaaataaaatgtccgtAGTTTTACCTACTCTGTACAACTATGAAAATGTTGCCTTAAATAACAGAAACCCCTTTTCTGCCTTAAAAACACTTAAACgtgcattctgaaatgtttttattttgtgtgtgtgtgtgtgtgtgtgtatgtatgtcatCTTGGAGTTACacttagtggtgtggatgcagcatcattcaaatgcattactgatgccattgcagaaattcTTCACAGTCAGTCATGGTTATAATcataatccatgagtgaaagtgctTAATATCTGTGCTGCTACTGAGATTAGCGAATAGTATTTAGcgtggtcatgtgattcaaaca from Xyrauchen texanus isolate HMW12.3.18 chromosome 50, RBS_HiC_50CHRs, whole genome shotgun sequence includes:
- the LOC127641303 gene encoding complement factor H-like isoform X6, with the translated sequence MGNGMMSLLVWILDVKFHVTGAFMIHNITLETQNWMQKYFTNSGYNKMAQKAKCTRDGWKPDPLCAELKCEAPKIPNAKIEGGQRQNYEVNSRIGYKCNSGFEPEKRVEITCTSQGQWTGIQHCTAKEVSCNFPSLKNGFTYTAINEGNIYYSCDRGYKPFSGNCWESVTCNESNEPQCIREEECGAFPSVVHGKMKQTKGTFLNGESAEFECDPGFKSTHSSIKCVMGKWEAATCEGDTGAAPEAAYVHCDIPPKVENSVMISDPQKFYPEGSSVTYKCRNLFTMRGTRDVFCHNASWVETPKCEAFCSKPLRRENNPRLVDENQDKREYSHGDTVRFECVEGFESRETTAKCEVKTWIYPKCIKKALCSKPTKYMTFVTLLNEKNVYNNFEKVSYKCNSPYDKIPEGTWMCEDKEWHGDFVCTSKICPPPPHLEHGDFNVYRKNGDVITQVYYTCKRDYVLDKQQEYYTCQNGRWETPPKCLEPCEITPDITEKYNVQPPQYKVFVKHGDMKWLNCKYGWNVGGLGRSEYLDVSCSNGEIKSDKTCKTKNIF
- the LOC127641303 gene encoding coagulation factor XIII B chain-like isoform X9; amino-acid sequence: MGNGMMSLLVWILDVKFHVTGAFMIHNITLETQNWMQKYFTNSGYNKMAQKAKCTRDGWKPDPLCAELKCEAPKIPNAKIEGGQRQNYEVNSRIGYKCNSGFEPEKRVEITCTSQGQWTGIQHCTAKEVSCNFPSLKNGFTYTAINEGNIYYSCDRGYKPFSGNCWESVTCNESNEPQCIREEECGAFPSVVHGKMKQTKGTFLNGESAEFECDPGFKSTHSSIKCVMGKWEAATCEGDTGAAPEAAYVHCDIPPKVENSVMISDPQKFYPEGSSVTYKCRNLFTMRGTRDVFCHNASWVETPKCEAFCSKPLRRENNPRLVDENQDKREYSHGDTVRFECVEGFESRETTAKCEVKTWIYPKCIKKAHCSRPTKYMTFVTLLNEKNVYNNFENVSYKCNSPYDKIPEGTWMCEDKEWHGDFVCTSKICPPPPHLEHGDFNVYRKNGDVITQVYYTCKRDYVLDTPEKYYKCQNGRWETPPKCLEPCEITPDITEKYNVQPLQYNVFVKHGGTRRLNCKSGWNVGGFRRSEYLDVSCSNGEIKSDKTCKTKNIF
- the LOC127641303 gene encoding coagulation factor XIII B chain-like isoform X2, with the translated sequence MGNGMMSLLVWILDVKFHVTGAFMIHNITLETQNWMQKYFTNSGYNKMAQKAKCTRDGWKPDPLCAELKCEAPKIPNAKIEGGQRQNYEVNSRIGYKCNSGFEPEKRVEITCTSQGQWTGIQHCTAKEVSCNFPSLKNGFTYTAINEGNIYYSCDRGYKPFSGNCWESVTCNESNEPQCIREEECGAFPSVVHGKMKQTKGTFLNGESAEFECDPGFKSTHSSIKCVMGKWEAATCEGDTGAAPEAAYVHCDIPPKVENSVMISDPQKFYPEGSSVTYKCRNLFTMRGTRDVFCHNASWVETPKCEAFCSKPLRRENNPRLVDENQDKREYSHGDTVRFECVEGFESRETTAKCEVKTWIYPKCIKKAHCSRPTKYMTFVTLLNEKNVYNNFENVSYKCNSPYDKIPEGTWMCEDKEWHGDFVCTSKICPPPPHLEHGDFNVYRKNGDVITQVYYTCKRDYVLDKQQEYYTCQNGRWETPPKCLEPCEITPDITEKYNVQPPQYKVFVKHGDMKWLNCKYGWNVGGLGRSEYLDVSCSNGEIKSDKTCKTKNIF
- the LOC127641303 gene encoding coagulation factor XIII B chain-like isoform X11, with the translated sequence MGNGMMSLLVWILDVKFHVTGAFMIHNITLETQNWMQKYFTNSGYNKMAQKAKCTRDGWKPDPLCAELKCEAPKIPNAKIEGGQRQNYEVNSRIGYKCNSGFEPEKRVEITCTSQGQWTGIQHCTAKEVSCNFPSLKNGFTYTAINEGNIYYSCDRGYKPFSGNCWESVTCNESNEPQCIREEECGAFPSVVHGKMKQTKGTFLNGESAEFECDPGFKSTHSSIKCVMGKWEAATCEEDVHCDIPPKVENSVMISDPQKFYPEGSSVTYKCRNLFTMRGTRDVFCHNASWVETPKCEAFCSKPLRIVNNAILVDENQDKREYSHGDTVRFECVEGFESRETTAKCEVKTWIYPKCIKKALCSKPTKYMTFVTLLNEKNVYNNFEKVSYKCNSPYDKIPEGTWMCEDKEWHGDFVCTSKICPPPPHLEHGDFNVYRKNGDVITQVYYTCKRDYVLDKQQEYYTCQNGRWETPPKCLEPCEITPDITEKYNVQPPQYKVFVKHGDMKWLNCKYGWNVGGLGRSEYLDVSCSNGEIKSDKTCKTKNIF
- the LOC127641303 gene encoding complement factor H-like isoform X4, whose amino-acid sequence is MGNGMMSLLVWILDVKFHVTGAFMIHNITLETQNWMQKYFTNSGYNKMAQKAKCTRDGWKPDPLCAELKCEAPKIPNAKIEGGQRQNYEVNSRIGYKCNSGFEPEKRVEITCTSQGQWTGIQHCTAKEVSCNFPSLKNGFTYTAINEGNIYYSCDRGYKPFSGNCWESVTCNESNEPQCIREEECGAFPSVVHGKMKQTKGTFLNGESAEFECDPGFKSTHSSIKCVMGKWEAATCEGDTGAAPEAAYVHCDIPPKVENSVMISDPQKFYPEGSSVTYKCRNLFTMRGTRDVFCHNASWVETPKCEAFCSKPLRIVNNAILVDENQDKREYSHGDTVRFECVEGFESRETTAKCEVKTWIYPKCIKKALCSKPTKYMTFVTLLNEKNVYNNFEKVSYKCNSPYDKIPEGTWMCEDKEWHGDFVCTSKICPPPPHLEHGDFNVYRKNGDVITQVYYTCKRDYVLDKQQEYYTCQNGRWETPPKCLEPCEITPDITEKYNVQPPQYKVFVKHGDMKWLNCKYGWNVGGLGRSEYLDVSCSNGEIKSDKTCKTKNIF